The genomic stretch TCGCCGAGGAGCTGCTCGAGTACTCGTGGCCACACTGCGGCAAGATCGGCAGGTACGTCAGCCACAGGGCACGCTCTCTCACGGGTCCCACGAACGTGTGATGGTGGGACGGGTCGGGATTCAAATCGGGTGGGACGGGCGAATCGGAGTTCAGCCACGGTAGTCAGGGCGACGGGTGCGGTTCAAGTTGTTGTCCCCAGGCTGTGGATAGTGTCTCCCGGCGGCCCCTGGTTTGACCGGATGGCGTAGCCCCGCGTACCGTAACCAGGTCGAGTTGTCGATGGCTGCTGCCGCCTGCCTCCGATGGGCACAAGATCACGTCCCCGCCACTGCGGGGGTGAACCGGTGATCGGGAAGCGGTGCACTCGGGCGTAACTGCGAGCTACTCGTGGGCGCACGGTGACAGCCAGGACGGCACCCGCCACCACCGATTTGATTTCTGGAGCCCCCGAGTGAGCAAGCGCACCTTCCAGCCGAACAACCGTCGTCGCGCGAAGACCCACGGCTTCCGCCTGCGGATGCGCACCCGTGCCGGCCGCGCGATTCTCGCGAACCGTCGTGCCAAGGGTCGCGCGAGCCTGTCCGCCTGATCCCGGTCAGGTCATGCCGTCGTGCTGCCCACCGAGAACCGGCTGAGGCGGCGCGAGGACTTCGCGACCGCGGTACGACGAGGACGCCGGGCCGGACGCCCGACTCTCGTCGTCCACCTTCGTAGCGGTGCCACGGACCCGCACGCGCCTGGGGAGAGCGCTCCCCCGACGCGTGCGGGTTTCGTCGTCAGCAAGGCTGTCGGTGGTGCGGTCGTGCGCAACAAGGTGAAGCGCAGGCTTCGCCATCTGGTGCGCGATCGAGTCGACGTCTTTCCCCCCGGTAGCCTGGTAGTCGTACGAGCGCTGCCCGGTGCGGGTGACGCCGACCATGCACAGCTGGCCCGAGACCTGGATGCCGCTTTGCAGCGGCTGCTGGGAGGGGGCGCGCGATGAAGTACCCGCTGCTGGCTCTGATCAAGATCTACCAGTGGACCATCAGCCCGTTGCTCGGGCCGGTGTGCAAGTACTACCCATCGTGTTCCCACTACGGCTACACAGCCATTGACCGGCACGGTGCGATCAAGGGCACGGCGCTCACGGCCTGGCGCATCCTGCGCTGCAATCCGTGGTCGCTGGGCGGTGTGGATCATGTCCCGCCGCGCAAGCGCCCGCGATGGCACGAGCTGCTGCGGAACGCATGGCGCGCACGCAAGGGCGGGCCCTCCGCCGCCGAAACGGCCACCGAAGGCACCGAGCCTTCGAGCCCGGCCGCAGAGACCCCGTCCCATGCCCAAGGAGCATGATTAGTGGACACGATTGCCAGCCTCTTCAGCTTCATCACGACACCCGTCTCCTGGGTCATCGTCCAGTTCCACACGGTGTACGGCGCCATCTTCGGCGATGACACCGGGTGGGCCTGGGGCCTGTCCATCGTGTCCTTGGTGATCCTGATCCGTATCTGCCTGATCCCGCTCTTCGTGAAGCAGATCAAGGCGACCCGGGCCATGCAGACGCTCCAGCCCGAGATGAAGAAGATCCAGGAGCGCTACAAGAACGACAAGCAGCGTCAGTCCGAAGAGATGATGAAGCTGTACAAGGAGACGGGCACCAACCCGCTCTCCTCGTGCCTTCCCATCCTGGCGCAGTCGCCGTTCTTCTTCGCCCTGTACCACGTGCTCAACAGCATCGCGAACAACGAGAAGGTCGGCGTCATCAACGACCGGCTGCTGGAGAGCGCGCAGCAGGCGCACATCTTCGGCGCGCCGCTCGCGTCGAAGTTCACGGACAGCGCGGCCAAGGTCGAGGCGCTCGGCTCCACGATCACCGACGTCCGCGTCGTGACCGCGATCATGATCATCCTGATGTCGGCGTCGCAGTTCTACACGCAGCGCCAGCTGATGACGAAGAACGTCGACACCACGGTGAAGACGCCGTTCATGCAGCAGCAGAAGATGCTGATGTACATCTTCCCGGTCATGTTCGCCGTCTTCGGCATCAACTTCCCGGTCGGTGTCCTCGTCTACTGGCTGACCACCAACGTGTGGACCATGGGTCAGCAGATGTACGTCATCCGCAACAACCCGACGCCGGGTTCCAAGGCTCAGGCCGCCTACCTGGAGCGCCTGACCAAGCACGTCACGCACCAGGGCAAGGTCCGTCGGCGCGGTGAGCGCAACATCGTCAAGGCGATCGTCGCCAAGGGCCGTGACCGCAACGAGTACGAGCGCAAGTTCATCAACGGCCTGAGCAAGGCGGGTCTCGCCGCGCAGACGGACGGCACCGTGGTGAAGAGCGAGACGCCCGTCGCCGTCGCGACCGAGGACGGTACGTCCACGGCGGTTCCCAAGCGCCAGCAGCCCAAGCGGCAGAGCAAGTCCCAGCGTCAGTCCGGCGTCACGAAGGCGGCCGGCGAGTCCGACGCCAAGACGTCGCTGAGCAAGGACGACGCCCCGCAGGACGCCAAGCCCGCCGCCGCGAAGAAGTCCGGCTCCGGTACCCGCAGCAAGGCCCAGTCCGGACAGCGCAAGGGTCCGCAGCGGCCCAAGTCCCCGTCCAAGAAGTAAGAAGGAGTCCATCCCGTGACGGAAGGCACCACCTCCGCCGCTGCCGAGGGTGCAGACACCCTGACCCGCCTGGAGCAGGAGGGCGAGATCGCGGCGGACTACCTCGAGGGCCTGCTCGACATCGCCGATCTCGACGGCGACATCGACATGGACGTCGAGGCCGACCGCGCCGCTGTCTCGATCATCAGCGACTCGGGCGGCCGCGACCTTCAGAAGCTGGTCGGCCGTGACGGTGAGGTGCTGGAGGCGCTCCAGGAGCTCACGCGCCTGGCTGTGCACCGGGAGACCGGCGACCGCAGCCGGCTGATGCTGGACATCGCCGGCTACCGCGCCAAGAAGCGTGCCGAGCTCTCCGAGCTGGGCGCCAAGGCCGCGGCGGACGTGAAGAACACCGGTGAGCCGGTGAAGCTGAAGCCGATGACCCCGTTCGAGCGCAAGGTCGTGCACGACGCGGTCAAGGCCGCGGGTCTGCGCAGCGAGTCCGAGGGCGAGGAGCCGCAGCGCTTCGTCGTTGTGCTGCCCGCCTGATCGGTCCGTACGTTCCTCCGGCCCCGTCTGCCCGGCAGGCGGGGCCGAACTTTGTCAGCCTGATAGTTCTGGTGGTTCTGGTGTCGGCGCCCGGGTGTGCCGACACGGTACGGAAGGACGGTCCCCCGTGACGGAGGCAGCGGAGCTTCCCCCCGCGCCCGAACAGGCGCGTGAGGTGTTCGGTGATCGCTTCTCGGACGCGGTCCGATACGCGGAGCTGCTCGCGGAGGCGGGTGTGCAGCGTGGTCTGATCGGGCCGCGCGAGGTGCCCCGGCTGTGGGAGCGGCATCTGCTGAACTGCGCCGTGCTCTCGGAGGTCGTGCCCGAGGGGGTGACGGTGTGCGATGTCGGCTCCGGTGCGGGGCTGCCCGGCATTCCGCTGGCCCTGGTCCGGGAGGACCTGAAGATCACGCTGCTGGAGCCGCTGCTGCGGCGTACGACCTTCCTGACCGAGGTCGTCGAGCTGTTGGGCCTGGACCATGTGACGGTCGTCCGTGGTCGCGCCGAGGAGGTCATGGGCAAGCTCCAGCCGGTCCATGTCGTCACGGCACGCGCCGTGGCCCCGCTGGACCGGCTCGCCACCTGGGGCATCCCGCTGCTGCGTCCCTACGGTGAGATGCTCGCGCTGAAGGGCGACACCGCCGAGGAGGAGCTGAAGAGCGCGGCCACCGCGCTGAGCAAGCTCGGTGCGGTGGGGACGTCCATCCTGCATGTCGGTGAGGGCGTCGTGGACCCGCTGTCGACGGTCGTGCGGGTCGAGGTCGGGGAGAGCCCCGGTGGTGTGCGTTTCGCGGCGAAGCGTGCGAAGGCGGCCCGGACGGGGCGGGCCCGCCGGCGACGCTGACCGCGGGCGGCGGCTGATCTGTCCTGCGGACGAGACGTACTCCACACAAGCTGTCAAACCTATGCATCTCGGAGTGTCGCGCGGTGATGCCAGGTGCCACTCGGCATCGTGTTTCACGTGAAACGTCGCTCACTGCTGCACGGCATCATCAGTCGGGGCCGCGCCGCGGCCGAACCGCGCGACCGGAAGCCTCTCGGGTCACTCGGAGGGGTACCGGAGTTGTCCACAGAGGTGGATTTCTCCACAGAACAACAGGGCTCACTGGTTCACGACCCCGATGGCATGGGAGGCTCTGTTCATTGCGAGCCTGAAGTCGAGGAGAGTGAATCCTTGCGGTCCGACGCCAACATCGCGGGACCGATGACCGATCCGGTCCCCGGTCCCCGTACCGAGTCGATGGGGGAGGATGTTTCACGTGAAACACCGCCCCCGATGGACGACACTCCCATCGGTCGTGCCGCCCAACTGGCGGTAGAGGCTCTCGGCCGCGCCGGTGAGGGTCTCCCACGACCCGACCAGACCCGGGTCATGGTGGTCGCCAACCAGAAGGGCGGCGTGGGCAAGACGACGACGACCGTCAACCTTGCCGCGTCGCTGGCGCTGCACGGCGCCCGTGTCCTGGTGATCGACCTCGACCCCCAGGGCAATGCGTCCACCGCCCTGGGGATCGACCACCACGCCGAAGTCCCGTCGATCTACGACGTGCTGGTCGAGAGCAAGCCGCTCGCGGAAGTGGTCCAGCCCGTCCCCGATGTCGAGGGTCTCTTCTGTGCCCCCGCCACGATCGATCTCGCCGGTGCGGAGATCGAGCTGGTGTCCCTGGTGGCCCGAGAGAGCCGGCTTCAGCGGGCCATTCAGGCCTACGAGCAGCCCCTGGACTACATCCTCATCGACTGCCCGCCCTCGCTCGGCCTGCTGACGGTCAACGCGCTGGTGGCCGGTCAGGAGGTCCTGATCCCGATCCAGTGCGAGTACTACGCGCTGGAGGGCCTGGGCCAGCTGCTGCGCAATGTCGACCTGGTGCGGGGCCACCTCAACCCGACCCTGCATGTATCGACGATCCTGCTCACCATGTACGACGGCCGGACGCGTCTGGCGTCCCAGGTCGCGGACGAGGTGCGCAGCCACTTCGGCGAGGAGGTGCTGCGGACGAGCATTCCCCGCTCGGTCCGTATCTCCGAGGCGCCGAGCTATGGACAGACGGTGCTGACGTACGATCCCGGATCCAGCGGTGCGCTGTCCTATCTTGAGGCGGCACGAGAAATCGCGCTGAGGGGTGTCGGCGTCCGCTACGACGCGACGCACGCCCATATCGGCGCCCAGAGCGACCCGAACATGGTGGAGGGGATCCAGTGAG from Streptomyces davaonensis JCM 4913 encodes the following:
- the rsmG gene encoding 16S rRNA (guanine(527)-N(7))-methyltransferase RsmG; the encoded protein is MTEAAELPPAPEQAREVFGDRFSDAVRYAELLAEAGVQRGLIGPREVPRLWERHLLNCAVLSEVVPEGVTVCDVGSGAGLPGIPLALVREDLKITLLEPLLRRTTFLTEVVELLGLDHVTVVRGRAEEVMGKLQPVHVVTARAVAPLDRLATWGIPLLRPYGEMLALKGDTAEEELKSAATALSKLGAVGTSILHVGEGVVDPLSTVVRVEVGESPGGVRFAAKRAKAARTGRARRRR
- the rnpA gene encoding ribonuclease P protein component, giving the protein MLPTENRLRRREDFATAVRRGRRAGRPTLVVHLRSGATDPHAPGESAPPTRAGFVVSKAVGGAVVRNKVKRRLRHLVRDRVDVFPPGSLVVVRALPGAGDADHAQLARDLDAALQRLLGGGAR
- the yidC gene encoding membrane protein insertase YidC — translated: MDTIASLFSFITTPVSWVIVQFHTVYGAIFGDDTGWAWGLSIVSLVILIRICLIPLFVKQIKATRAMQTLQPEMKKIQERYKNDKQRQSEEMMKLYKETGTNPLSSCLPILAQSPFFFALYHVLNSIANNEKVGVINDRLLESAQQAHIFGAPLASKFTDSAAKVEALGSTITDVRVVTAIMIILMSASQFYTQRQLMTKNVDTTVKTPFMQQQKMLMYIFPVMFAVFGINFPVGVLVYWLTTNVWTMGQQMYVIRNNPTPGSKAQAAYLERLTKHVTHQGKVRRRGERNIVKAIVAKGRDRNEYERKFINGLSKAGLAAQTDGTVVKSETPVAVATEDGTSTAVPKRQQPKRQSKSQRQSGVTKAAGESDAKTSLSKDDAPQDAKPAAAKKSGSGTRSKAQSGQRKGPQRPKSPSKK
- a CDS encoding Jag family protein yields the protein MTEGTTSAAAEGADTLTRLEQEGEIAADYLEGLLDIADLDGDIDMDVEADRAAVSIISDSGGRDLQKLVGRDGEVLEALQELTRLAVHRETGDRSRLMLDIAGYRAKKRAELSELGAKAAADVKNTGEPVKLKPMTPFERKVVHDAVKAAGLRSESEGEEPQRFVVVLPA
- the rpmH gene encoding 50S ribosomal protein L34; this translates as MSKRTFQPNNRRRAKTHGFRLRMRTRAGRAILANRRAKGRASLSA
- the yidD gene encoding membrane protein insertion efficiency factor YidD, which codes for MKYPLLALIKIYQWTISPLLGPVCKYYPSCSHYGYTAIDRHGAIKGTALTAWRILRCNPWSLGGVDHVPPRKRPRWHELLRNAWRARKGGPSAAETATEGTEPSSPAAETPSHAQGA
- a CDS encoding ParA family protein, whose amino-acid sequence is MGGSVHCEPEVEESESLRSDANIAGPMTDPVPGPRTESMGEDVSRETPPPMDDTPIGRAAQLAVEALGRAGEGLPRPDQTRVMVVANQKGGVGKTTTTVNLAASLALHGARVLVIDLDPQGNASTALGIDHHAEVPSIYDVLVESKPLAEVVQPVPDVEGLFCAPATIDLAGAEIELVSLVARESRLQRAIQAYEQPLDYILIDCPPSLGLLTVNALVAGQEVLIPIQCEYYALEGLGQLLRNVDLVRGHLNPTLHVSTILLTMYDGRTRLASQVADEVRSHFGEEVLRTSIPRSVRISEAPSYGQTVLTYDPGSSGALSYLEAAREIALRGVGVRYDATHAHIGAQSDPNMVEGIQ